A stretch of Faecalibacterium duncaniae DNA encodes these proteins:
- the cobJ gene encoding precorrin-3B C(17)-methyltransferase produces MPNVVFVVGLGPGDPRFLTAQAQSALTQAEVLCGYTVYLDLVRPYFPDKLYYSTGMTKEIDRCRWALETARSGRAVALVCSGDAGVYGMASPLLELAEHFPDVTVEVVPGLTAALSGGAVLGAPLAHDFCVLSLSDRLTPWEVIERRLAAAAMGDFCIALYNPSSKGRPDYLARAVRILLANGKAPGTVCGIVRNIGREGQESRVLTLAALETTPVDMFTTVFVGNAQTRQLSGRMVTPRGYRA; encoded by the coding sequence ATGCCTAATGTTGTTTTTGTTGTCGGGCTTGGGCCCGGGGATCCCCGGTTTCTGACCGCACAGGCGCAGAGCGCCTTAACGCAAGCCGAGGTGCTGTGCGGCTATACGGTCTATCTGGATCTGGTACGCCCCTACTTCCCGGACAAGCTCTATTATTCCACCGGCATGACCAAGGAGATCGACCGCTGCCGCTGGGCGCTGGAAACGGCCCGGAGCGGCAGGGCGGTGGCGCTGGTCTGCTCGGGAGATGCCGGGGTCTACGGCATGGCAAGCCCTCTGCTGGAGCTGGCCGAGCACTTCCCGGACGTGACGGTGGAGGTGGTGCCCGGCCTGACCGCCGCCCTGAGCGGCGGTGCGGTGCTGGGTGCCCCGCTGGCCCACGATTTCTGCGTGCTCTCCCTCTCTGACCGGCTTACGCCGTGGGAGGTCATTGAGCGGCGGCTGGCGGCAGCAGCCATGGGGGATTTCTGCATCGCGCTGTACAACCCCTCCTCCAAGGGGCGGCCGGACTATCTGGCGCGGGCGGTGCGCATCCTGCTGGCAAACGGCAAAGCACCCGGAACGGTCTGCGGCATTGTGCGGAACATTGGCCGGGAGGGGCAGGAAAGCCGCGTTCTGACGCTGGCCGCGCTGGAAACCACCCCGGTGGATATGTTCACCACCGTGTTTGTCGGCAACGCCCAGACCCGCCAGCTGAGCGGGCGGATGGTCACGCCGCGGGGGTACCGCGCATGA
- a CDS encoding cobalt-precorrin 5A hydrolase, whose translation MTRAYLAFTEKGLALAQKLAGALPGTVDRCGHGGPGLADWAAEQFAHADALIFVGAVGIAVRAIAPHCRSKAVDPAVVVLDECGHFAVPILSGHLGGANDLARALAAVCGAVPVITTATDANGVFAVDAWARHQNCAVLEPERIKRVSSRLLAGGPVRYRAEFPIAGQAPAGVVPAGEAERADFALTLFPAGGALHLIPKIGVLGIGCRRGTSAAQLEAAFAQFCAAHGLAAACITAAASIDLKAHEPGLLEFCRAHGWPVQFYSAAQLQNAPGQFTPSAFVRSVTGVDNVCERAAVLAAGGTIILPKQAGNGVTFALALRPFAPDWRWQDA comes from the coding sequence GTGACCCGCGCCTATCTCGCCTTTACGGAAAAAGGGCTGGCGCTGGCCCAAAAGCTGGCCGGTGCCCTGCCCGGCACCGTAGACCGCTGCGGCCATGGCGGGCCTGGCCTTGCCGATTGGGCTGCGGAGCAGTTCGCCCATGCGGATGCCCTGATCTTTGTGGGGGCTGTGGGCATAGCGGTGCGGGCCATTGCGCCCCACTGCCGGAGCAAGGCGGTGGACCCTGCCGTGGTGGTGCTGGACGAGTGCGGCCATTTTGCGGTGCCGATCCTTTCGGGCCATCTGGGCGGGGCCAACGATCTGGCCCGGGCGCTGGCGGCGGTCTGCGGTGCGGTGCCGGTCATTACCACGGCCACCGATGCCAACGGGGTGTTTGCTGTGGATGCGTGGGCCAGGCACCAGAATTGTGCCGTGCTGGAACCGGAGCGCATCAAGCGCGTCAGCAGCAGGCTGCTGGCTGGCGGGCCGGTGCGATACCGCGCGGAATTCCCCATCGCCGGGCAGGCCCCTGCCGGGGTGGTCCCGGCGGGGGAGGCAGAGCGCGCCGACTTTGCCCTGACCCTTTTCCCGGCGGGCGGTGCGCTGCACCTGATCCCGAAGATCGGTGTGCTGGGCATCGGGTGCAGGCGGGGGACAAGCGCCGCACAGCTGGAAGCGGCCTTTGCACAGTTCTGCGCGGCCCACGGCCTTGCGGCAGCGTGCATCACGGCGGCAGCCAGCATCGACCTGAAAGCCCATGAGCCGGGCCTGCTGGAATTTTGCAGAGCCCACGGCTGGCCGGTGCAGTTCTATTCTGCCGCACAGCTGCAGAACGCCCCCGGGCAGTTCACACCTTCGGCCTTTGTCCGGAGCGTGACCGGTGTGGACAATGTCTGCGAGCGGGCGGCGGTGCTGGCGGCAGGCGGCACGATCATTCTTCCCAAACAGGCGGGCAACGGCGTGACCTTTGCGCTGGCGCTTCGTCCCTTTGCCCCGGATTGGAGGTGGCAGGATGCCTAA
- the cobM gene encoding precorrin-4 C(11)-methyltransferase, translated as MVHFVGAGPGAPDLITRRGAALLQEADCIIYAGSLVNPALLGLAKPECAVYNSAEMTLEQVLDVMRRVEAAGGTTVRLHTGDPCLYGAIREQMDALDADGIPYDDTPGVSSFCGAAAALNAEYTLPTISQTVIITRMEGRTPVPEKEKLASLAAHGATMVIFLSIGLIDKVQQALLAGGAYTPETPAAVVYKASWPEQKVVRCTVGTLAGSTRANGITKTALIVVGEFLGTRYERSKLYDPTFTTEFRKGADQ; from the coding sequence ATGGTACATTTTGTAGGCGCAGGCCCCGGCGCACCTGACCTCATCACCCGGCGGGGCGCGGCCCTGCTGCAGGAAGCCGACTGCATCATTTATGCGGGCAGTCTGGTCAACCCGGCTCTGCTGGGGCTGGCAAAGCCGGAGTGCGCCGTTTACAACAGCGCCGAGATGACGTTGGAACAGGTGCTGGACGTGATGCGCCGGGTGGAAGCCGCAGGCGGGACCACCGTGCGGCTCCACACCGGCGACCCCTGCCTGTATGGGGCCATCCGGGAGCAGATGGACGCACTGGATGCGGATGGCATCCCCTACGATGATACCCCCGGCGTGTCCAGCTTTTGCGGGGCGGCGGCGGCGCTGAACGCCGAGTACACCCTGCCCACCATCAGCCAGACCGTGATCATCACCCGGATGGAGGGGCGCACCCCGGTGCCGGAAAAGGAGAAGCTGGCCAGCCTTGCCGCCCATGGAGCAACCATGGTGATCTTCCTCTCCATCGGCCTCATCGACAAGGTGCAGCAGGCCCTGCTGGCAGGCGGAGCCTACACGCCGGAGACTCCTGCTGCCGTGGTCTACAAGGCCAGCTGGCCGGAGCAGAAGGTGGTGCGCTGCACCGTGGGCACGCTGGCCGGGAGCACCCGCGCCAACGGCATCACCAAGACGGCGCTCATCGTGGTGGGGGAATTTCTGGGCACCCGGTATGAGCGGAGCAAGCTCTACGACCCAACCTTTACGACGGAGTTCCGCAAGGGGGCAGACCAGTGA
- the cbiD gene encoding cobalt-precorrin-5B (C(1))-methyltransferase CbiD translates to MAQKIADAVVCVFPHSVSGVLTPKEAFAPENIRALYSLTKEQYEAVFGPEKPAGPKFEHYVRSGQKLLRCGYTTGTCAALGAAGAARLLLTGHAPESVALRTPKGIVVEVAPLYCRPAGAGAECAIEKDGGDDVDVTTGLPVIAAVELLPDTTEIRISGGKGVGRVTKAGLDQPVGEAAINHVPRQMIAEALQREAESACYTGGFAVTISIEGGEEVAKRTFNPHIGVEGGLSVLGTSGIVEPMSQQAILDTIQLEMNQAALRAGSPRRLILAPGNYGLDYLHERYPEFHAIPVVKISNFIGDTLDMAAAARFEEVLLVGHVGKLVKVAGGIMNTHSHTADCRTELFCTHAALCGASREVCAALMNAATTDACLELLDSAGLRAPVLESLLRAVQLHLDRRACGAFRVGAVLFSNQHGPLGATDTAAQLLNEWKEH, encoded by the coding sequence ATGGCGCAGAAGATCGCGGATGCGGTGGTCTGCGTGTTCCCGCACAGCGTTTCGGGGGTGCTGACCCCAAAGGAGGCCTTTGCCCCGGAGAACATCCGGGCGCTGTACAGCCTGACCAAGGAGCAGTACGAGGCCGTGTTCGGCCCGGAAAAGCCTGCCGGGCCAAAGTTTGAACATTACGTCCGCAGTGGGCAGAAGCTGCTCCGCTGCGGGTACACCACCGGCACCTGCGCGGCGCTGGGTGCGGCGGGGGCCGCGCGGCTCCTGCTCACAGGCCATGCCCCGGAGAGCGTTGCCCTGCGCACGCCGAAGGGCATCGTGGTGGAGGTGGCCCCGCTGTACTGCCGTCCCGCCGGAGCCGGTGCCGAATGCGCCATTGAGAAGGACGGCGGGGATGATGTGGATGTGACAACCGGCCTGCCCGTGATCGCCGCCGTAGAATTGCTGCCCGATACCACCGAGATCCGCATCTCCGGCGGCAAGGGCGTGGGCCGGGTAACCAAGGCCGGGCTGGACCAGCCGGTGGGGGAAGCCGCCATCAACCATGTGCCCCGGCAGATGATCGCCGAGGCCCTGCAAAGGGAAGCCGAGAGCGCCTGCTACACCGGCGGCTTTGCCGTGACCATCTCCATCGAGGGCGGGGAAGAGGTGGCAAAGCGCACCTTCAACCCCCACATCGGGGTCGAGGGCGGGCTTTCGGTGCTGGGAACCAGCGGCATTGTGGAGCCTATGAGCCAGCAGGCGATCCTGGATACCATCCAGCTGGAAATGAATCAGGCCGCTCTCCGGGCGGGCAGCCCCAGGCGGCTCATCCTGGCCCCCGGCAATTACGGGCTGGACTATCTGCACGAAAGATACCCGGAGTTTCATGCTATTCCGGTGGTGAAGATCTCGAACTTTATCGGTGATACGCTGGATATGGCTGCTGCGGCCCGCTTTGAAGAGGTGCTTCTGGTGGGCCATGTGGGCAAGCTGGTCAAGGTGGCGGGCGGCATTATGAACACCCATTCCCACACTGCCGACTGCCGCACCGAGCTGTTCTGCACCCATGCGGCCCTCTGCGGCGCTTCCCGGGAAGTCTGCGCCGCCCTGATGAACGCTGCCACCACCGATGCCTGTCTGGAACTCCTGGACAGCGCCGGCCTGCGGGCTCCGGTGCTGGAAAGCCTGCTGCGGGCAGTCCAGCTCCACCTTGACCGGCGGGCCTGCGGGGCGTTCCGGGTGGGGGCGGTGCTGTTTTCCAACCAGCACGGCCCGCTGGGAGCCACCGACACTGCCGCACAACTGCTGAACGAATGGAAGGAGCATTGA
- a CDS encoding FecCD family ABC transporter permease → MTSKKRLIFSYGILALLLAVLFAANLFWGSVSLTPGAVLAALTGRGQDALSVGIITQLRLPRAVMVVLLGAALSAAGYLLQTFFANPIAGPFVMGISSGAKLAVALVMVAFLNHGLLTSSLTLITAAFAGAMASMAFVLAVSRRVQRMSILVICGVMIGYICSAVTEFVVAFAQDSNIVNLHNWSQGSFSGMTWGNVRAAALVVLPALAAAFCLSKPMAAYQMGEAYARSVGINVKAFSRLLVLLSSLLAACVTAFAGPISFVGIAVPHLVKQLFGSARPLVVLPGCCLGGAAFCLLCDLIARSMFAPTELSISAVTAVFGAPVVIWLLVRRGQEGVR, encoded by the coding sequence ATGACCAGCAAAAAGCGCCTGATCTTCTCTTACGGCATCCTTGCCCTGCTGCTGGCGGTGCTGTTTGCCGCCAACCTGTTCTGGGGCAGTGTGTCCCTGACACCGGGGGCAGTGTTGGCGGCCCTGACCGGCCGCGGGCAGGACGCTTTGAGCGTGGGCATCATCACCCAGCTGCGCCTGCCCCGGGCTGTGATGGTGGTGCTGCTGGGGGCGGCGCTCTCGGCGGCAGGCTACCTGCTGCAGACCTTTTTTGCCAACCCCATTGCAGGGCCCTTTGTCATGGGCATTTCCAGCGGGGCCAAGCTGGCCGTGGCACTGGTCATGGTGGCTTTTCTGAACCATGGCCTGCTCACCAGCTCCCTTACCCTGATCACAGCCGCCTTTGCGGGGGCCATGGCCTCCATGGCCTTTGTGCTGGCGGTCTCCCGGCGGGTGCAGCGGATGAGCATCCTTGTCATCTGCGGCGTAATGATCGGCTACATCTGTTCGGCCGTCACGGAGTTTGTGGTGGCCTTTGCCCAGGATAGCAACATCGTCAACCTCCACAACTGGTCTCAGGGCAGCTTTTCCGGCATGACCTGGGGCAATGTGCGGGCGGCGGCGCTGGTGGTGCTGCCCGCTCTGGCGGCAGCATTCTGCCTTTCCAAGCCCATGGCCGCCTACCAGATGGGGGAGGCCTACGCCCGGAGCGTGGGCATCAATGTCAAAGCCTTTTCCCGGCTGCTGGTGCTGCTTTCCAGTCTGCTGGCCGCCTGTGTCACGGCCTTTGCGGGGCCCATCTCCTTTGTGGGCATCGCGGTGCCCCATCTGGTCAAGCAGCTGTTCGGCAGCGCAAGGCCGCTGGTGGTGCTGCCCGGGTGCTGCCTGGGCGGGGCCGCCTTCTGCCTGCTGTGTGACCTCATCGCCCGCAGCATGTTTGCCCCCACCGAGCTTTCGATCAGTGCCGTAACGGCAGTATTTGGCGCACCGGTGGTCATCTGGCTGCTGGTGCGCCGGGGTCAGGAGGGTGTGCGATGA
- a CDS encoding ABC transporter substrate-binding protein — MKLTRQQFLRVLPVTVLALSGCAASETAPASTEELVFDHACPLDYATQFTADCYEGGYTMLTLTESGEQFLVAPEDAAAVEGLPESVTVLRQPIRNIYLVSTSVMDLFLALDGLDSVTLSGTQAEGWYLDEARAAMEDGRIAYAGKYSAPDYEKILAANCGLAIENTMIYHTPEVKEQLERFGIPVLVERSSYESGPLARLEWLKFWGILLGKEELAEQEFARQVERLAPLAGQASTGKRCAFFSITANNLANVRKGGDYVAQMIEMAGGDYVFADLTDNGNNLSTMNLPLEDFYAGAKDADVLLYNSTIEGVVHTTEELVAKCPLLAEFKAVQSGSVWCTTQSFFQQSTALVDFVLDLHRVFTENDPADLQFLRKVE, encoded by the coding sequence ATGAAACTGACGAGACAACAATTCCTGCGCGTTCTGCCTGTTACAGTACTGGCCCTGTCGGGTTGCGCCGCCTCCGAGACAGCGCCCGCCAGCACAGAAGAACTGGTCTTTGACCATGCCTGTCCGCTGGATTACGCCACACAGTTTACTGCAGACTGCTATGAGGGCGGCTATACCATGCTGACCCTGACCGAATCGGGGGAGCAGTTCCTTGTGGCCCCGGAGGATGCCGCTGCGGTGGAAGGCCTGCCCGAGAGCGTGACTGTGCTGCGTCAGCCCATCCGGAACATCTACCTTGTCTCCACCTCGGTGATGGACCTGTTCCTCGCGCTGGATGGGCTGGACAGCGTGACCCTTTCCGGTACCCAGGCGGAGGGCTGGTATCTGGATGAGGCCAGAGCCGCCATGGAGGACGGGCGCATTGCCTATGCGGGCAAGTACAGCGCCCCGGACTACGAAAAGATCCTTGCGGCCAACTGCGGCCTTGCCATCGAGAACACCATGATCTACCACACCCCGGAGGTCAAGGAGCAGCTGGAACGGTTTGGCATCCCGGTGCTGGTGGAGCGCTCCAGCTATGAGAGCGGCCCGCTGGCCCGGCTGGAATGGCTCAAGTTCTGGGGCATCCTGCTGGGGAAAGAGGAGCTGGCGGAACAGGAATTCGCCCGGCAGGTGGAGCGCCTTGCACCGCTGGCCGGGCAGGCTTCCACCGGCAAGCGCTGTGCCTTTTTCTCCATCACAGCCAACAACCTTGCCAATGTGCGCAAGGGCGGCGACTATGTGGCCCAGATGATCGAGATGGCGGGCGGTGATTATGTTTTTGCGGACCTGACCGACAACGGCAACAACCTTTCCACCATGAACCTGCCGCTGGAGGATTTTTACGCCGGTGCAAAGGATGCGGATGTGCTCCTTTACAACAGCACCATTGAGGGCGTGGTGCATACCACGGAGGAACTGGTGGCAAAATGCCCCCTGCTGGCCGAGTTCAAGGCCGTGCAGAGCGGCAGTGTCTGGTGCACCACCCAGAGCTTTTTCCAGCAGAGTACGGCGCTGGTCGATTTTGTGCTCGACCTGCACCGTGTCTTTACGGAGAACGACCCCGCCGACCTGCAATTTCTGAGGAAAGTAGAGTAA
- a CDS encoding sirohydrochlorin cobaltochelatase, with protein MRKRTIHKAAAALTALALCAGVLTGCGGAASSTTASSTAESAASSEVSGEEADELAAKNVADLIDAIYVQERTDDTDAQCEAAKAAWDALTDAQKELVEGEEADPDYFGRDTGDASKDDSRNQDDIGENELLVVSFGTSFNDSRVKDIKGIEDALQAAYPDWSVRRAFTAQIIINHVQARDGEKIDNMQQALDRAVANGVKNLVVQPTHLMHGAEYDEMMEMIDEYKDKFESVAVAEPLLGEVGADAAVINADKEAVAKAVTAAAVKDAGFDSLEAAAEEKVAFVFMGHGTSHTAKVSYSQMQTAMQTLGYSNVFIGTVEGEPEETACENVIEAVKAAGYTKVILRPLMVVAGDHANNDMAGADDDSWLSQFQASGDFASVECQIAGLGEIEDIQQRYIEHTKAAIDSLNG; from the coding sequence ATGAGAAAACGCACCATCCACAAAGCAGCGGCCGCTCTGACCGCTCTGGCCCTCTGCGCCGGTGTACTGACCGGCTGCGGCGGTGCCGCAAGCAGCACCACTGCTTCCAGCACGGCAGAATCTGCTGCCAGCAGCGAGGTTTCCGGCGAGGAGGCTGACGAATTGGCCGCAAAGAATGTTGCAGACCTGATCGATGCCATCTATGTGCAGGAGCGCACCGATGACACCGATGCCCAGTGTGAGGCCGCCAAGGCCGCATGGGATGCCCTGACCGATGCCCAGAAGGAGCTGGTCGAGGGCGAAGAGGCTGACCCTGACTACTTTGGCCGCGACACCGGCGATGCTTCCAAGGACGACAGCCGCAATCAGGACGACATCGGCGAGAATGAGCTGCTGGTGGTCTCCTTCGGCACCTCCTTCAACGACAGCCGAGTGAAGGATATCAAGGGCATCGAGGATGCGCTGCAGGCCGCTTATCCCGATTGGTCTGTCCGCCGCGCCTTCACCGCACAGATCATCATCAACCATGTTCAGGCCCGCGACGGCGAGAAGATCGACAATATGCAGCAGGCTCTGGACCGCGCTGTGGCCAACGGCGTGAAGAACCTGGTCGTCCAGCCCACCCACCTGATGCACGGTGCAGAGTACGACGAGATGATGGAGATGATCGACGAGTACAAGGACAAGTTCGAGAGTGTCGCCGTTGCTGAGCCCCTGCTGGGCGAGGTTGGTGCCGACGCTGCCGTCATCAACGCCGACAAGGAAGCTGTTGCCAAGGCCGTTACCGCTGCCGCTGTGAAGGATGCCGGTTTCGACAGCCTGGAGGCCGCTGCTGAGGAGAAGGTCGCCTTCGTCTTTATGGGTCACGGCACCTCCCACACCGCAAAGGTGAGCTACAGCCAGATGCAGACCGCCATGCAGACCCTGGGCTACAGCAACGTGTTCATCGGCACGGTGGAGGGTGAGCCCGAGGAGACCGCCTGCGAGAACGTCATCGAGGCTGTCAAGGCCGCCGGTTACACCAAGGTCATCCTGCGCCCCCTGATGGTCGTTGCCGGTGACCACGCCAACAACGATATGGCCGGTGCGGATGACGATTCCTGGCTGAGCCAGTTCCAGGCCTCCGGTGACTTCGCGTCCGTGGAGTGCCAGATCGCCGGTCTGGGTGAGATCGAGGATATCCAGCAGCGCTACATTGAGCACACCAAAGCCGCCATTGATTCCCTGAACGGCTAA
- a CDS encoding glycerate kinase type-2 family protein, translated as MNAALRRDADVILRSSLNAVLPDEAVRRALRDLRPGKGRVLLVAAGKAAWQMAHAAVETLGRVDGGVVVTKYGHVKGEIPGVACYEAGHPVPDANGFAATQKALELVQGLTAGDTVLFLLSGGGSALFEQPFVPGAELQDITNQLLASGADIVEMNTIRKRLSGVKGGRFAQRCAPAQVFSIVLSDILGDPLDMIASGPAVPDTSTRAQALAAAEKYHLALSAQARALLAQETPKTLDNVTTRITGSVRELCRAAASACRNLGYEPVLLTDQLCCEAREAGSFLGSIVRTQAGQGKKLAYIAGGETIVHLTGKGLGGRNQELALAAAPAIAGLNAAVFSVGSDGTDGPTDAAGGYVDGDTLAALEAGGWSGYAALQNNDSYHALKAVDGLIITGATGTNVNDVAVALIGEKTPPVSPEVSPEW; from the coding sequence ATGAATGCTGCACTGCGCCGGGATGCGGATGTGATCCTTCGTTCCAGCCTGAACGCTGTTCTGCCGGATGAGGCGGTGCGCCGCGCGCTGCGGGATCTCCGGCCCGGGAAGGGCCGGGTGCTTCTGGTGGCGGCGGGCAAGGCGGCCTGGCAGATGGCACACGCGGCGGTTGAAACGCTGGGCCGGGTGGACGGTGGTGTGGTCGTGACCAAGTACGGCCATGTGAAAGGTGAGATCCCAGGTGTGGCTTGCTATGAGGCGGGCCACCCGGTGCCGGATGCAAATGGTTTTGCGGCTACCCAAAAGGCGCTGGAGCTGGTGCAGGGGCTGACTGCCGGGGATACGGTGCTGTTCCTGCTTTCCGGCGGCGGCAGTGCGCTGTTCGAGCAGCCGTTCGTTCCCGGGGCAGAGCTGCAGGATATCACGAACCAGCTGCTGGCCAGCGGGGCCGACATTGTGGAGATGAATACCATCCGCAAGCGGCTTTCCGGTGTGAAGGGCGGGCGGTTCGCGCAGCGCTGTGCCCCTGCGCAGGTGTTCAGCATCGTGCTGAGCGACATTCTGGGGGATCCGCTGGATATGATCGCCAGCGGCCCGGCGGTGCCGGATACCTCCACCCGCGCCCAGGCGCTTGCCGCTGCCGAAAAGTATCATCTGGCACTCTCAGCACAGGCCCGGGCCCTGCTGGCGCAGGAAACGCCCAAAACGCTGGACAATGTGACCACCCGGATCACCGGCAGCGTGCGGGAGCTTTGCCGTGCCGCGGCCAGCGCCTGCCGGAATTTGGGATATGAACCGGTTCTCCTGACCGACCAACTCTGCTGCGAAGCACGGGAAGCCGGCAGCTTTCTTGGCTCCATTGTCCGCACCCAGGCAGGGCAGGGGAAAAAGCTGGCCTACATCGCGGGCGGCGAGACCATCGTTCACCTGACCGGAAAAGGGCTTGGCGGAAGAAATCAGGAGCTGGCCCTTGCGGCTGCGCCTGCCATTGCCGGGCTGAACGCGGCGGTGTTCTCTGTGGGCAGCGACGGCACAGACGGCCCCACCGATGCCGCCGGCGGCTATGTGGATGGGGATACCCTTGCCGCGCTGGAGGCCGGGGGCTGGAGCGGATACGCTGCTTTGCAGAACAACGATTCCTACCACGCCCTGAAAGCAGTGGATGGCCTGATCATCACCGGGGCAACGGGCACCAATGTCAACGATGTGGCGGTGGCCCTGATCGGGGAAAAAACACCGCCTGTGAGCCCGGAAGTTTCCCCGGAGTGGTGA
- a CDS encoding ComF family protein — translation MLYYSGLSRTLRQLRWVLYPRRCPFCDRVLGNQPACPDCADGLAELRRAPSMRLRGSEHYLGRLDGAAAPYRYTGLVRRAVLRAKYQGAPWAAVELGVEMARLLFGSEIRMCGSEPLPEPVPGLDRGYDCILPVPASSKKRGYNVPERMAQPLARAVGVPVVTDALTRARSTRRQEGLSLDERLANVAGAFRVARPEAVEGKRILLVDDVLTTGATASACAQALLDAGAQSVFAVALATVEFPQPVGSTTAIAENEEEI, via the coding sequence ATGCTTTATTACAGCGGCCTGAGCCGCACACTGCGGCAGCTGCGCTGGGTGCTTTACCCGCGCCGCTGCCCTTTTTGTGACCGGGTGCTGGGGAACCAGCCTGCCTGCCCGGACTGCGCCGATGGGCTGGCAGAGCTGCGCCGTGCACCCTCCATGCGGCTGCGCGGCTCCGAGCACTACCTGGGGCGGCTGGATGGGGCAGCCGCACCCTACCGATACACCGGCCTTGTCCGCCGCGCGGTGCTGCGGGCGAAATATCAGGGCGCGCCCTGGGCAGCTGTGGAGCTGGGCGTGGAGATGGCCCGCCTGCTCTTTGGCAGCGAGATCAGAATGTGCGGCTCTGAGCCCCTGCCCGAACCGGTGCCGGGCCTGGACAGGGGTTACGACTGCATCCTTCCGGTACCGGCCTCCAGCAAAAAGCGCGGCTACAATGTGCCGGAGCGGATGGCACAGCCCCTTGCCCGGGCGGTGGGGGTGCCGGTGGTCACGGACGCGCTGACCCGTGCCCGCTCCACCCGGCGGCAGGAGGGACTTTCCCTTGACGAGCGGCTGGCCAATGTGGCGGGTGCCTTCCGGGTGGCCCGGCCGGAGGCTGTGGAGGGAAAGCGCATCCTTCTGGTGGACGATGTTCTGACCACCGGAGCCACGGCCTCGGCCTGCGCGCAGGCTCTGCTGGATGCCGGTGCGCAGAGCGTGTTCGCTGTGGCGCTGGCTACGGTGGAGTTTCCGCAGCCGGTGGGCAGCACAACGGCCATTGCCGAAAATGAAGAAGAAATTTGA